Proteins co-encoded in one Deltaproteobacteria bacterium genomic window:
- a CDS encoding uridine kinase, producing MALFRERDGRRLHVKSKLMGESLVGKTFMDGLKIAPQQRLFPDVNVVKIGGQSICDRGIKALPALIKEIVACKKTHKMLLTTGGGTRSRHIYSIGLELGMPTGIIAKFGSSISEQNALLVATLLSPWGGIKIGHDEVIKLSTYFSQDCIPVMHGMPPYDYFALPTSKWRIPVHRTDVGTLVLADLIGARSCILVKDEKGLYTDDPKKNPKAEFIPEISVRDLLERDLDDLIIERPCLEILQNSEVIDRIQIINGLEKGNLRLALQGKPVGTIIHKE from the coding sequence ATGGCGCTGTTCAGAGAGCGGGACGGACGCAGGCTGCATGTAAAGAGCAAGCTGATGGGGGAGAGTCTGGTGGGTAAAACATTCATGGACGGCCTCAAAATCGCCCCGCAGCAGCGGCTCTTTCCCGACGTAAACGTCGTCAAGATCGGAGGACAGTCCATCTGTGATCGCGGGATCAAAGCGCTGCCCGCCCTCATCAAAGAAATCGTCGCCTGCAAAAAAACACACAAGATGCTGTTGACCACTGGAGGCGGGACCAGGAGCCGCCACATCTATTCCATCGGCCTGGAACTGGGCATGCCGACGGGGATCATTGCGAAATTCGGGAGTTCCATCTCCGAGCAGAACGCCCTGCTCGTCGCCACGCTCCTTTCTCCCTGGGGCGGCATCAAGATCGGCCACGACGAGGTGATCAAGCTTTCCACCTATTTTTCCCAGGATTGCATTCCCGTGATGCATGGCATGCCCCCCTACGACTATTTTGCCTTGCCCACGTCCAAATGGCGCATCCCCGTCCACCGCACCGACGTGGGAACCCTGGTGCTGGCCGATCTGATCGGCGCCCGGAGCTGCATTCTCGTCAAGGATGAGAAGGGTCTCTATACGGACGACCCGAAAAAGAACCCCAAAGCGGAGTTCATTCCGGAAATCAGCGTTCGGGATCTCCTGGAAAGAGATCTGGATGATCTGATTATCGAACGCCCCTGCCTGGAGATCCTTCAGAACAGCGAAGTGATCGACCGGATCCAGATCATCAACGGTCTTGAGAAGGGGAACCTCCGCCTGGCCCTGCAGGGCAAGCCCGTCGGCACAATCATC